One region of Pseudomonas sp. ABC1 genomic DNA includes:
- the dusA gene encoding tRNA dihydrouridine(20/20a) synthase DusA, with the protein MPQTLAATPDANLSRRFCVAPMMDWTDRHFRYFARTLSRHALLYSEMVTTGALLHGDAERFLRHDESEHPLALQLGGSDPAALAACAGMAERAGYREVNLNVGCPSDRVQNNMIGACLMGHPGLVADCVKAMRDAVSVDVTVKHRIGINGRESYDELCDFVGQVRDAGCRTFIVHARIAILEGLSPKENREIPPLRYDVAARLKEDFPELEIILNGGIKTLDECAAHLQHFDGVMLGREAYHNPYLLAEVDQRLFACDQPTISRAQALTEIRPYVARHLDEGGAMHHVTRHVLGLAQAFRGARRFRQLLSVDIHKSDDPLALLDQAIGLLEGH; encoded by the coding sequence ATGCCACAGACCCTCGCCGCAACTCCGGACGCCAACCTCTCTCGCCGCTTCTGCGTCGCCCCGATGATGGACTGGACCGACAGGCATTTTCGCTACTTTGCGCGCACCTTGTCGCGGCATGCGCTGCTCTATAGCGAGATGGTGACCACCGGGGCCCTGCTGCATGGCGATGCCGAGCGTTTCCTGCGCCATGACGAGAGCGAGCATCCGCTGGCATTGCAGTTGGGCGGTAGTGACCCAGCGGCGCTGGCGGCCTGTGCTGGCATGGCCGAGCGGGCGGGTTATCGCGAGGTGAACCTGAATGTCGGCTGCCCCAGTGACCGGGTGCAGAACAATATGATCGGTGCCTGCCTGATGGGGCACCCCGGGCTGGTGGCCGATTGCGTCAAGGCCATGCGTGATGCGGTCAGTGTCGATGTGACGGTCAAGCACCGCATCGGTATCAATGGCCGCGAGAGTTACGACGAGTTGTGCGACTTCGTGGGCCAGGTGCGCGATGCGGGTTGCCGGACATTTATCGTGCATGCACGCATTGCCATTCTCGAAGGTTTGTCACCCAAGGAGAACCGCGAGATACCGCCATTGCGCTATGACGTCGCGGCTCGTCTGAAAGAGGATTTCCCTGAGCTGGAGATCATCCTGAACGGTGGTATCAAGACGCTGGATGAGTGCGCGGCACATCTGCAGCATTTCGACGGTGTCATGCTCGGTCGTGAGGCCTATCACAATCCTTACCTGCTGGCCGAGGTGGATCAGCGGCTCTTTGCATGCGACCAACCGACCATCAGCCGTGCGCAGGCGCTCACCGAGATTCGCCCTTATGTAGCACGCCATCTGGATGAAGGGGGCGCCATGCATCATGTCACGCGCCACGTGCTCGGGTTGGCCCAGGCGTTCCGGGGTGCACGGCGTTTTCGGCAACTGTTGTCGGTGGATATCCACAAGAGCGACGATCCTCTCGCATTGCTGGATCAGGCCATTGGGTTGCTCGAAGGGCATTGA
- the tal gene encoding transaldolase has translation MTSKLEQLKQFTTVVADTGDVDAIARLQPIDATTNPSLLLKAAALPRYAEHLSRAKAESKGDRASACDLFAVAVGKEILGLIPGRISTEVDARLSFDSHATFERALKLVELYARQGVGKERILIKIAATWEGIQAARRLEQEGIQTNLTLLFSFTQAVACAEAGVFLISPFVGRIYDWYKLHEGRDFAAEQDPGVQSVKRIYEYYKAHDYGTVVMGASFRNLGQIEALAGCDRLTISPELLARLDAESGTLERNLRPGAAAEARMELDEGRFRWGLNEDAMGTEKLAEGIRQFARDQEKLEALLG, from the coding sequence ATGACCTCCAAGCTGGAACAACTCAAACAGTTCACCACGGTCGTTGCCGACACGGGTGATGTCGACGCCATCGCCAGGCTGCAACCCATCGACGCAACCACCAACCCATCCCTGCTGCTCAAGGCCGCCGCCCTGCCCCGTTACGCCGAGCATCTGTCCCGGGCCAAAGCCGAGAGCAAGGGTGATCGGGCAAGCGCCTGCGACCTCTTTGCCGTGGCGGTCGGCAAGGAGATCCTCGGACTGATCCCCGGCCGCATCTCCACCGAAGTCGATGCACGGCTGTCGTTCGACAGTCACGCCACCTTCGAGCGCGCCTTGAAACTGGTCGAGCTGTACGCCAGGCAAGGTGTCGGCAAAGAGCGCATCCTGATCAAGATCGCCGCGACCTGGGAAGGCATCCAGGCCGCCAGGCGGCTGGAACAGGAAGGTATCCAGACCAACCTCACCCTGCTGTTCTCCTTCACCCAGGCCGTGGCGTGTGCGGAAGCCGGCGTCTTCCTGATATCGCCCTTCGTAGGGCGTATCTACGACTGGTACAAGTTGCACGAAGGCCGGGACTTCGCCGCCGAACAAGACCCTGGCGTGCAGTCGGTCAAGCGCATCTACGAGTATTACAAGGCCCATGACTACGGCACCGTGGTCATGGGTGCCAGCTTCCGTAACCTGGGGCAGATCGAAGCGCTCGCCGGGTGCGACCGGCTCACCATCAGCCCGGAACTGCTGGCCCGACTGGACGCGGAAAGTGGAACACTGGAACGCAATCTGCGCCCTGGCGCCGCCGCTGAAGCACGGATGGAGCTCGATGAAGGCCGTTTCCGCTGGGGTCTGAACGAAGACGCCATGGGCACGGAAAAACTGGCCGAAGGCATTCGTCAATTCGCCAGGGATCAGGAAAAGCTGGAAGCTCTGCTGGGCTGA
- the rssC gene encoding anti-sigma factor antagonist RssC: MSTGKIQFAELDGTFILKFIGEIRLTLCSALDDTIDRIFSSLNFSSIVIDLTESRSVDSTTLGLLAKLSILSRQKVGLLPTLVTVHPDITRLLHSMGFDQVFNIVDRPLPCPDCLADLPSQDQSEEVVRATVLEAHRILMGLNESNREAFQDLVNALEHS; encoded by the coding sequence ATGAGTACAGGTAAGATCCAGTTCGCCGAACTGGACGGCACATTCATCCTCAAGTTCATCGGTGAGATCCGCCTGACGCTCTGCTCGGCGCTGGATGACACCATCGACAGGATATTTTCCTCCCTCAACTTTTCCTCCATCGTCATCGACCTGACCGAGAGTCGCAGCGTCGACAGTACGACGCTCGGCCTGCTGGCCAAGCTCTCGATCCTGTCACGGCAGAAGGTCGGCCTGCTGCCCACTCTGGTTACGGTGCACCCGGACATCACGCGTCTGCTGCACTCAATGGGCTTCGACCAGGTGTTCAATATTGTCGACCGTCCGCTGCCATGCCCTGATTGCCTGGCCGACCTGCCTAGCCAGGACCAGTCCGAAGAGGTCGTGCGGGCCACGGTGCTGGAAGCGCACCGCATCCTGATGGGGCTCAATGAGTCCAATCGCGAGGCGTTTCAGGACCTGGTCAACGCGCTGGAACATTCCTGA
- the rssB gene encoding two-component system response regulator RssB, protein MQNPSATLLIIDDDDVVRASLAAYLEDSGFHVLQAASGPQGMSLFESESPDLIICDLRMPQMDGLELIRRVSERQSELPVIVVSGAGVMGDAVEALRLGAVDYLIKPLEDLAVLEHSVYRALERSRLRMENQRYREQLETANRDLQASLHLLQEDQDAGRQVQMNMLPESPWVVDDFSFSHRIIPSLYLSGDFVDYFRVDEHRIAFYLADVSGHGASSAFVTVLLKFMTTRLLYEYRRHAVLRDFRPSEVLDHINRGLINCKLGKHVTMLGGVIDQHSNTLHYSIGGHLPMPVLFSDGEARYLEGRGLPVGLFVDANYENFELALPDSFSLTLLSDGILDLLPGDTLKEKEQVLPELVAQSKGTLDGLSQTLGLADLEGMPDDIALLVLSRNLA, encoded by the coding sequence ATGCAGAACCCAAGCGCAACGTTGCTGATCATCGATGATGACGATGTGGTGAGAGCCAGTCTTGCCGCCTACCTGGAAGACAGTGGCTTCCATGTCCTGCAAGCGGCCAGTGGCCCCCAGGGCATGTCATTGTTCGAGTCAGAATCCCCCGACCTGATCATCTGTGATCTGCGCATGCCGCAGATGGACGGTCTTGAACTCATCCGTCGCGTGAGCGAGCGCCAGAGCGAACTGCCAGTCATCGTGGTGTCCGGTGCCGGTGTCATGGGGGATGCCGTCGAGGCCTTACGCCTGGGGGCAGTCGATTATCTGATCAAGCCTCTGGAAGACCTGGCCGTACTCGAGCACTCGGTGTATCGGGCCCTGGAGCGTTCGCGCCTGCGCATGGAGAACCAGCGTTACCGCGAGCAACTGGAAACCGCCAATCGCGACCTCCAGGCAAGCCTGCACCTGTTGCAGGAAGATCAGGATGCCGGGCGCCAGGTGCAGATGAACATGCTGCCGGAAAGCCCGTGGGTCGTGGATGATTTCAGCTTCTCCCACCGGATCATTCCCTCGCTCTATCTGTCGGGGGATTTTGTCGACTATTTCCGTGTCGACGAGCATCGCATCGCGTTCTATCTCGCGGACGTTTCCGGCCATGGCGCTTCGTCGGCGTTCGTCACCGTACTGCTAAAGTTCATGACCACGCGGCTGCTCTACGAATACCGCCGGCATGCAGTACTGCGTGATTTCAGGCCCTCCGAGGTGCTTGACCATATCAACCGTGGCTTGATCAATTGCAAGCTCGGCAAGCACGTCACCATGCTGGGTGGTGTCATCGACCAGCACAGCAACACGCTTCATTACAGCATTGGTGGCCATTTGCCCATGCCTGTCCTGTTCAGCGATGGCGAAGCACGCTACCTGGAAGGTCGCGGCTTGCCTGTAGGGCTCTTCGTCGATGCCAACTACGAGAACTTCGAGCTGGCATTGCCGGACTCCTTCAGTCTGACGCTGCTGTCAGACGGGATACTCGACCTGCTGCCAGGCGATACGCTCAAGGAAAAGGAGCAGGTGCTGCCCGAGCTGGTCGCGCAATCGAAAGGCACCCTGGATGGCTTGAGCCAGACGCTGGGCCTGGCAGATCTCGAAGGAATGCCGGATGACATCGCCTTGCTGGTATTGAGCAGGAACCTTGCATGA
- a CDS encoding PilZ domain-containing protein — protein sequence MSSNDRQYTEKRDFIRMNVDSRATLTANGQQFDAHCLDLSSTGLQLLARAELQIGEQVEVLIASGHPELKGLHVTATVVRVSRHEDGRQNIGLEITSMN from the coding sequence ATGTCCAGCAATGACCGTCAGTACACAGAGAAGCGGGACTTCATCAGAATGAACGTGGACTCCCGTGCCACCCTCACGGCCAACGGGCAACAATTCGATGCACATTGCCTGGACCTGTCCAGCACCGGCCTGCAATTGCTGGCGCGGGCGGAACTGCAAATCGGCGAGCAGGTCGAGGTGCTCATCGCATCAGGCCACCCCGAACTCAAGGGGCTGCATGTCACCGCGACCGTCGTCCGGGTTTCGCGCCACGAGGATGGCCGACAGAACATCGGCCTGGAAATAACATCGATGAATTGA
- a CDS encoding pyrimidine/purine nucleoside phosphorylase produces the protein MFKVNEYFAGSVKSIAFESPEGQATIGVMAAGEYEFGTSALEIMHVVSGELVVLLPGSSTWETFASGSQFTVPANSKFQLKVAVDTAYLCEYR, from the coding sequence ATGTTCAAGGTCAACGAGTATTTTGCTGGCTCCGTCAAATCCATCGCCTTCGAAAGCCCGGAAGGCCAGGCGACCATTGGCGTCATGGCCGCAGGCGAGTATGAGTTCGGCACCAGCGCGCTGGAAATCATGCATGTGGTTTCGGGTGAGCTGGTCGTCCTGCTCCCAGGTAGCAGCACCTGGGAAACATTCGCCAGCGGCAGCCAATTCACCGTACCGGCCAACAGCAAGTTCCAATTGAAAGTGGCCGTCGATACCGCCTATCTGTGCGAATACCGCTGA
- the fliS gene encoding flagellar export chaperone FliS: MYAMAAMKQYQSVNIQAQVSDATPHRLIQMLMEGGLTRLAQARGAMERGDIALKGTLIGKTVGIVNGLRQGLDLSAGGEVATNLDRLYVYMNTRLTEANVRNDISILDEVSNLLREVKSGWDGIAQ, translated from the coding sequence ATGTACGCAATGGCAGCCATGAAGCAGTATCAATCGGTGAATATCCAGGCTCAGGTTTCCGATGCGACACCGCATCGCCTGATCCAGATGCTCATGGAAGGTGGCCTGACCCGTCTTGCCCAGGCCCGCGGTGCGATGGAACGTGGCGATATCGCGCTCAAGGGTACGCTGATCGGCAAGACAGTAGGCATTGTCAACGGCCTGCGCCAGGGGCTGGACCTTTCCGCAGGAGGGGAGGTGGCTACCAACCTGGACCGTTTGTACGTTTACATGAATACTCGATTGACCGAGGCGAATGTCAGGAACGACATCTCGATCCTTGATGAGGTCAGCAACCTGCTGCGCGAAGTGAAAAGCGGCTGGGATGGCATTGCCCAGTAA
- a CDS encoding nitroreductase: MNADDLLLERVSVARLGEPGPNAVQLDAMFRAALRAPDHGQLRPWRFLTIAGDDRLHLGQLYAQAVFAKSPDAPLEALEKARNMPLRAPLLIVVIACVRAHPKVPELEQLLAAGCAAHGLLLCAHAQGLGAIWRTGEMAFDRVVEEGLGLQEGERVLGFIYVGTPLGQPRSAPRLEPGDFVKSWPDA; the protein is encoded by the coding sequence ATGAACGCCGATGATCTGTTGCTGGAACGGGTTTCCGTCGCCCGGCTTGGCGAACCCGGGCCGAACGCGGTACAGCTCGACGCCATGTTCAGGGCGGCATTGCGAGCGCCGGATCACGGCCAATTGCGGCCATGGCGCTTTCTGACCATCGCAGGTGACGATCGCCTTCACCTGGGCCAGCTCTATGCGCAGGCGGTCTTTGCAAAAAGCCCCGATGCACCACTGGAGGCGCTCGAAAAAGCCCGCAACATGCCGCTTCGGGCACCGCTGCTGATCGTGGTCATCGCCTGTGTGCGAGCACACCCCAAGGTGCCTGAACTGGAACAACTGCTGGCGGCCGGTTGTGCTGCCCATGGTTTGCTGCTTTGCGCCCATGCCCAGGGCTTGGGTGCGATATGGCGAACGGGGGAGATGGCTTTCGATAGGGTGGTCGAAGAAGGCCTGGGCTTGCAGGAAGGCGAGCGAGTCCTGGGGTTCATCTATGTGGGAACGCCACTGGGGCAGCCTCGCAGTGCGCCACGCTTGGAACCTGGCGATTTCGTCAAAAGCTGGCCAGATGCCTAA
- a CDS encoding YkgJ family cysteine cluster protein: MSTNNPCLTCGACCAYFRVSFFWGECVSAGGHVPDHLTVQVSPFHVAMRGTEGKPARCTSLMGDVGCGVRCNAYEQRSSTCREFQSSWEDGQYNPDCDAARAAHGLPPLEPPLHPQLSPDRVA; encoded by the coding sequence ATGTCGACCAATAACCCATGCCTTACCTGCGGCGCCTGCTGCGCGTATTTTCGTGTGTCGTTTTTCTGGGGGGAGTGTGTTTCCGCGGGTGGGCACGTTCCCGACCACCTGACCGTCCAGGTTTCGCCTTTTCATGTTGCAATGCGCGGTACGGAGGGCAAGCCGGCGCGTTGTACCAGTCTGATGGGCGATGTAGGGTGTGGCGTACGTTGCAATGCCTATGAACAGCGGTCGAGCACATGCCGGGAGTTCCAGTCGTCCTGGGAAGATGGCCAGTACAACCCTGACTGTGACGCGGCACGTGCAGCCCATGGCTTGCCTCCGCTGGAGCCACCCCTGCATCCGCAATTGTCTCCCGATCGCGTGGCCTGA
- a CDS encoding asparaginase, with the protein MNQASQIVVLYTGGTIGMQQGPDGLEPTSGFEQRIRQAQATLGDDAWLPEWRFIELLPPIDSANMRQTNWLAMRDSIVEATGATDCSGILLLHGTDTLAYTAAALSFLLMGLPIPVLLSGSMLPADAAGSDAWDNLFGAMSLLQQGIPPEHFAAPVAPGVHIYFAGQLLPGTRTSKFHSESFAAFQALPRTPEHSLPAPAPSHLDYRVRRSLSRIAVQPIYPGLESTQLRAVLDSGVQGLILECYGSGTGPVDDDDWLRALHDAHTRGVVLLAISQCPSGCVVFETYAAGSRLRKAGLVCGGGMTREAALGKLFSLLGCGLSQSDVEYWLQRNLCAEAVWPIDQG; encoded by the coding sequence ATGAACCAGGCGTCACAGATTGTCGTGCTCTATACCGGCGGGACCATCGGCATGCAGCAAGGGCCGGACGGCCTTGAGCCGACCTCCGGCTTCGAGCAGCGTATCCGTCAGGCGCAAGCCACCCTGGGCGACGATGCCTGGCTGCCCGAATGGCGCTTCATCGAACTGTTACCGCCTATCGACAGTGCCAACATGCGACAAACCAATTGGCTTGCCATGCGCGACAGCATTGTCGAGGCGACTGGGGCAACCGACTGTTCGGGCATCCTGCTGCTGCATGGCACGGACACCCTGGCCTATACCGCGGCGGCACTGTCCTTCTTGTTGATGGGGCTGCCCATCCCGGTGCTGCTCAGTGGCTCGATGCTGCCCGCCGACGCGGCAGGTAGCGACGCCTGGGACAATCTGTTCGGCGCCATGAGCCTGCTGCAACAGGGCATTCCTCCGGAGCACTTCGCCGCTCCAGTTGCCCCAGGTGTGCATATCTACTTCGCCGGCCAGTTGCTACCGGGAACTCGCACCAGCAAATTCCACAGTGAATCCTTCGCAGCCTTCCAGGCCTTGCCCCGTACACCCGAGCACTCACTCCCCGCCCCGGCACCGAGTCACCTCGACTATCGCGTACGCCGCAGCCTGAGCCGCATTGCCGTCCAGCCGATCTATCCAGGCCTGGAAAGCACCCAATTGCGCGCCGTACTGGACAGCGGCGTACAAGGGTTGATCCTGGAATGCTACGGCAGTGGCACGGGCCCGGTGGATGACGATGACTGGCTACGCGCCCTGCATGACGCGCATACCAGAGGCGTGGTTCTGCTGGCGATCAGCCAGTGCCCCAGTGGCTGCGTGGTGTTCGAGACTTATGCCGCCGGCAGCCGGCTGCGCAAGGCCGGCCTCGTATGTGGCGGCGGCATGACCCGTGAGGCCGCGCTGGGCAAACTCTTCAGCCTGCTGGGCTGCGGCCTGTCGCAGTCGGACGTGGAGTACTGGTTGCAACGCAACCTCTGCGCAGAGGCTGTCTGGCCTATCGACCAAGGATAG
- a CDS encoding TrkH family potassium uptake protein gives MALPTLRIIGFILGIFLITLAISMVIPMLTLWSFDRNDDIQAFIWGSLITLACGAALVAPGRPANAQLRPRDMYFLTTVSWLTVCCFAALPMMLIHHISYADAFFETMSGITTTGATILVGLDHASPGLLMWRSLLHWLGGIGFIGMAVAILPLLRVGGMRLFQTESSDWSEKVMPRSHMAAKYFVVIYVVFTLAATLAFWLAGMSPFDAINHAMSSVATGGFSTSDASLGKFSPASHWIAVVFMILGSLPFALYVATLRGHTSAIVKDQQVRGFLSILLLTSLLFTLWYWLKHDDSLLDSLRVVTFSVVSVVTTTGFAVVDYNQWGGFAVMVFFYLMFLGGCSGSTTGGLKIFRFQVAYALLWGSLKQMVHPRAVIRQQYNGHNLDEEIVRSILTFSFFFTTTIALLALCLAMLGIDFITALTAAASAVCNLGPGLGPIIGPVGNYASLPETAKWLLSIGMLLGRLEIITVLVVLTPAFWRH, from the coding sequence ATGGCTTTGCCGACATTACGCATCATCGGCTTCATCCTTGGCATTTTCCTGATCACCCTGGCCATCAGCATGGTCATTCCCATGCTGACGCTGTGGAGCTTCGACCGTAACGACGACATCCAGGCCTTCATCTGGGGCAGCCTTATCACTCTCGCGTGCGGTGCCGCGCTGGTCGCTCCAGGCCGCCCGGCCAACGCGCAACTGCGACCACGTGACATGTACTTCCTGACCACGGTCAGTTGGCTCACCGTCTGCTGCTTCGCCGCTCTGCCGATGATGCTGATCCACCATATCAGCTACGCCGATGCCTTCTTCGAGACCATGTCCGGGATCACCACCACCGGTGCCACCATTCTGGTCGGCCTGGACCATGCCTCGCCGGGCCTGCTGATGTGGCGTTCACTGCTGCACTGGCTGGGCGGCATCGGCTTCATCGGCATGGCCGTGGCGATCCTGCCGCTGCTGCGCGTGGGGGGCATGCGGCTGTTCCAGACGGAATCGTCGGACTGGTCGGAAAAAGTCATGCCGCGCTCGCACATGGCTGCAAAGTACTTCGTGGTCATCTATGTCGTCTTCACCCTGGCCGCCACCCTGGCCTTCTGGCTGGCGGGCATGAGCCCGTTCGATGCGATCAACCATGCCATGTCATCGGTCGCCACTGGCGGCTTTTCCACGTCGGACGCCTCCCTGGGCAAGTTCAGCCCGGCCTCGCACTGGATCGCCGTCGTCTTCATGATCCTCGGCAGCCTGCCCTTCGCCCTTTACGTTGCCACCTTGCGCGGGCACACCAGCGCCATCGTCAAGGACCAGCAGGTCAGAGGCTTCCTCAGCATACTGCTGCTGACCAGTCTGCTTTTCACCTTGTGGTACTGGCTCAAGCATGACGACAGCCTGCTCGACTCGCTGCGCGTGGTGACCTTCAGCGTGGTTTCGGTGGTGACCACCACCGGATTCGCCGTGGTCGACTACAACCAGTGGGGCGGCTTCGCGGTGATGGTGTTCTTCTACCTGATGTTCCTCGGCGGCTGCTCCGGCTCGACCACTGGCGGCCTGAAGATTTTCCGTTTCCAGGTCGCCTATGCGCTGCTCTGGGGCAGCCTCAAACAGATGGTTCACCCGCGCGCAGTCATCCGCCAGCAGTACAACGGGCATAACCTGGACGAAGAAATCGTACGCTCCATCCTGACGTTCTCCTTCTTCTTCACGACCACCATCGCCCTCCTCGCCCTGTGCCTGGCCATGCTCGGCATCGATTTCATCACGGCCCTGACAGCCGCCGCATCCGCCGTCTGCAACCTGGGTCCGGGCCTTGGGCCGATCATCGGCCCGGTCGGCAACTACGCCTCGCTACCGGAAACAGCCAAGTGGCTGCTGTCCATCGGCATGCTGCTCGGGCGCCTGGAAATCATCACAGTACTGGTTGTATTGACCCCTGCGTTCTGGCGGCACTAG
- a CDS encoding adenylate/guanylate cyclase domain-containing protein has product MTTAIAECRPVTIPPPCDYHARILAYSGTGATLAAGVYSQALPAITLWALPYLLLYPHLARALGRPTRRNRRLSFTLDAMNGGAVIALTDFSPIPCLMLMLVLGFSALLTSKQAYLPMILGVTTGSALLCAMLIPIQRATPHSAWFDLTSILSAALYICISAHHVCQRGRHLARSHAEIEAKQARAVCIAKYLSPQIRESIFNGRRTTRLETQRRKLTVFFSDIKGFSELSEEMEAEALTDMLNHYLREMSKITHEYGGTLDKFVGDCIMVFFGDPTSQGARLDATAAVSMALAMRERMKALRRQWRARGIDCSLEIRMGIHTGYCSVGNFGTETRMDYTVIGREVNLASRLEAAAEAGEILISHKTYALVRRTIRCRKRGQVSGKGIARPIQAYQVIGPHGSLDGNDSFIEHDMPGFSLYLDANGILHSDKERIIDALQQASRKLQGDLLH; this is encoded by the coding sequence ATGACAACCGCCATCGCCGAATGCCGCCCTGTAACGATCCCGCCGCCCTGCGACTACCACGCGCGCATCCTTGCCTATAGCGGGACAGGCGCGACACTGGCGGCTGGTGTCTATAGCCAGGCCCTGCCGGCAATCACACTATGGGCACTGCCCTACCTGCTCCTTTACCCGCACCTGGCTCGCGCACTGGGGAGACCGACCCGCCGAAACCGACGGTTATCGTTCACCCTGGATGCAATGAACGGCGGGGCCGTTATCGCACTCACCGACTTCAGTCCGATTCCATGCCTGATGCTCATGCTCGTACTGGGCTTCAGTGCCCTCCTCACCAGCAAGCAGGCCTATCTGCCAATGATCCTGGGCGTAACGACTGGAAGCGCTCTGCTGTGCGCCATGCTGATTCCCATACAGCGGGCCACGCCACATTCCGCATGGTTCGACCTGACCAGCATCCTGAGCGCGGCATTGTATATCTGCATCAGCGCCCACCATGTCTGCCAGCGCGGCCGACACCTCGCACGTTCCCATGCCGAAATCGAAGCGAAGCAGGCACGGGCCGTCTGTATCGCCAAATACCTTTCGCCCCAGATCCGGGAGTCGATTTTCAACGGCAGACGTACTACCCGGCTGGAAACCCAGCGCCGCAAGCTGACGGTGTTCTTCTCCGACATCAAAGGCTTCAGCGAGCTTTCCGAGGAAATGGAAGCCGAGGCACTGACCGACATGCTCAATCACTACCTGCGGGAAATGTCGAAGATCACCCATGAATACGGCGGGACCCTCGACAAGTTCGTGGGCGACTGCATCATGGTCTTCTTCGGCGACCCGACGAGCCAGGGGGCGCGACTGGATGCCACCGCAGCAGTCTCCATGGCGCTGGCCATGCGCGAGCGAATGAAAGCCCTGCGCCGGCAATGGCGTGCACGCGGCATCGATTGCTCCCTGGAAATCCGCATGGGCATCCACACTGGTTACTGCAGCGTAGGCAACTTCGGTACCGAAACACGCATGGACTACACCGTCATCGGTCGAGAGGTGAACCTGGCCAGCCGCCTGGAAGCCGCAGCCGAAGCGGGGGAAATCCTCATATCCCACAAGACCTACGCCCTGGTCAGGCGCACCATTCGCTGCCGCAAGCGCGGCCAGGTCAGCGGTAAAGGAATCGCACGCCCGATACAGGCCTACCAGGTCATAGGCCCGCACGGCAGCCTGGATGGCAACGACAGCTTCATCGAGCATGACATGCCAGGCTTTTCCCTGTACCTCGACGCAAACGGCATCCTGCACAGCGACAAAGAGCGCATCATCGATGCCCTGCAGCAGGCCAGTAGAAAGCTACAAGGCGACCTGCTGCATTGA
- a CDS encoding SelT/SelW/SelH family protein: protein MGEKPNIAIHYCCQCQWLLRAAWLAQELLSTFADDLGQVALVPGSGGIFLITCDGVQVWERKHDGGFPEAKVLKQRIRDLIDPERALGHIDR from the coding sequence ATGGGCGAGAAGCCGAATATCGCTATCCATTATTGCTGCCAGTGCCAATGGCTGCTGCGGGCCGCATGGCTGGCGCAGGAGTTGCTGTCGACCTTTGCCGACGATCTTGGGCAGGTGGCGCTCGTACCCGGAAGCGGCGGGATCTTCCTGATTACCTGCGATGGGGTGCAGGTGTGGGAGCGCAAGCATGATGGTGGCTTCCCCGAAGCCAAGGTGCTCAAGCAGCGCATCCGTGACCTGATCGACCCTGAGCGTGCCCTGGGCCATATCGACCGCTGA